One Bernardetia sp. genomic window, AAGGCAGAATACAGGTTATTTTTCTATGACCTGATAAGCATTTAATAATTTTTTTAATTTCTTTTTATAAGAAGAAACAAGAAGTGTTTGGTTGTTTTTTGGAGAAAGCATACTCAAAAATAGTATTCCTACAAGTAGCAATGCTATCCATAAATCATCCCTAGCTTCTAAATACATGATAGCTCCAAGTCCAAGAATTAACCCTCCTAATACGATTAATAAAATTTTGCGCCATTTTTTAGATATAAACTCATCATATTCAAAAGTTACTTCCACTTTAGTATATTCAGCCTCTCTGACAAAGAAGCCTTTTAAAATATGCTCATATTTACCTCTAGTTTTAAGATGAAATGAATTATGTGAGATTGTTCCCTCAAAGTGTAAACCACTTTTAAGAGCTTCTACAAAGTTTTGTTTCTGACTCTCTTCTGCAACTCCATTTTTCAGATGAGCAACGATTTGCTCTGGTGTGAGTTTGGTAAAATAAACTAAATATTCGTCGGACAGGACTTTATCTTCATTTTTCATAATGTGAAAGAATTAAAATAAAATAATAGGTGGGTTAGGGAAAGTCAAGTTTTATCTTCAATTAGAATAACTATACAAGTATGGATTTTCTTCTCATAATTTCCATATTGTAAAACCATAGGTAGTATTTAATTTTTCAACAAAAATGACTTACAAACTGTCTATATTTCCAAAATTGTCGTTTTTGCGCTATATTTGCATATTATTTTTCCGACTTTTTACTAGAAGTAGGTCGTCTTGTTTTAAATATTAAATAGAAAGCAAGTAAAAAATCAGTACAATAACGAAAAAATAATTGAGCCGTAATAGAATAAAATAAATATATATTCAAATAAAAAAACTCAATTATCCATTTCAAAAGTCGCTATATCAAAAACCATTAACTAAAAAGATACAACGTGGATTTATTCGAAAAATTAAAAACTAATCGTGGACCTTTAGGTCAGTTTTCTTCTGTTGCACACGGATATTTCGCATTTCCAAAATTAGAAGGAGAAATTAAGCCTCGTATGAAATTTAGAGGAAAGGAAGTATTGACATGGAGCTTGAACAATTATCTAGGACTTGGCAATCATCCTGAAGTACGCAAAGCAGATACAGAAGCGACAAAAGATTGGGGACTTGCCTATCCGATGGGCTCACGTATGATGTCTGGAAATTCGAATACGATTGAAGAGTTTGAATCACAGCTTTCTGATTTTGTTCAGAAAGAAGATACCTTTATCTTAAATTATGGTTATCAAGGAATTATGTCTGTTGTAGATGCTCTCCTTGACCGTAAAGATGTAGTAGTATATGATTCTGAGTGTCATGCTTGTATCATTGATGGACTTCGTATGAGCCTTGCCAAGCGTTATGTATTTCCTCATAATGATATTGAAAAGTGTGAAAAACAATTAGAAAGAGCCACTAAATATGTAGCAGAAACAGGTGGAGCTATTTTAGTGATTACAGAAGGTGTTTTTGGAATGCTCGGCGACCAAGGCAAACTCAAAGAGATTGTAGAACTTAAAGAAAAATTCCAATTCCGTTTGTTGGTGGATGATGCACACGGCTTTGGTACAATGGGAGAGACAGGTATCGGAACAGGAGAGGCACAAGGTGTTCAAGACCAAATCGATATATATTTCTCTACTTTTGCTAAGTCTATGGCAAGTATTGGAGCATTTATTTCAGGTCCAGAAGACGTAATCAATTATTTGCGTTACAATATGCGTTCACAGATTTATGCAAAAACACTTCCTATGCCACTTGTAGTGGGTAATATGAAGCGTTTGGAAATGCTTCGTACTATGCCAGAGCTAAAGGAGAATCTTTGGAAAGTCGTAAATGCTCTTCAAAATGGTTTGCGTGAAAACGGGTTTAATATCGGAGAAACTAACTCACCAGTGACTCCAGTATTTTTGAGTGGAGGAAATAACGAGGCTGGAAATCTTATTATTGACCTTCGTGAAAACTACCACATCTTCTGCTCTGTGGTTATTTATCCAGTTGTGCCTAAAGATGTAATTATGTTACGTCTTATTCCAACAGCAGCGCATACTTTAGAGGATGTAACAGAAACTATTGAGGCGTTTAAAGCTGTTTCTGACAAACTCAAAAATGGAGTGTATGCTAATAGCGAAATTAGTGCAGCTATATAATTTAACTATTTCTAGGTCATTTTCTTACTTCTAAAGAATTGGAAGAGCATAATTCAAGTTATTATAAATCTTTGTGTTTCAGTAATTTATAATAATTATTCTCTGATAGTTAGGAAAGCCCTATTTTTTTTATGAAAAAAATAGGGCTAAAATTGAAAAAAAATGCCTTTAAACGCTGTTTTTGACAGTTTTGTTAGTATATTGTCATTCAAATAGAGCATATATGAGCTAAAAAGATATTTTATCTAATACGTTCTTTGCTCATCAAAAATATATTTTAATTAAATTTTATAACCTTCAATTTACTTTTCACTATGGGTCGTTATCAAGAAGTCGAAGACTTAATTACAGGATTACAAGAAGATTTTTCTAAGTTCTACGAAAAAGACAACCAAGCTGCTGGAACTCGTATCCGTAAAGGAATGCAAGAGCTTAAAAAAATTGCACAAGAAATCCGTACAGAAGTACAAGAAACTAAAAATAAACGTGCAGCAGAAACTAAGAAGTAATCCTAACTTTATAGTTTTTACAATAAAAAACCATTTCTACTTTTTGCTAGAAATGGTTTTTTGTTTTTTGTAAAATATAACTTTATTTTATAAATGAACTTTCTCATCTTCTAAGCTATCATCCGTATCTAGCTCCAAGGTAGCGTGATGTACAGAATGATGTAAGAGTTCATGACGAATCATGAGCTTTAGATTTTCCCAATGTTGTATTATGTTTTCTGTGTCCTCAAAAACAGATTCTTTCAATACTACATGTACAGTCATTGCATTTTCTGTACTGCTCAAAGCCCAAACGTGCATGTGATGAACACTCTCTATTTCATCTATTTCTAAAAGAGATTTTTCTATTTCTTCTAATTTTATGCTTTTGGGTACACCGTCTAAAACAAGTCTAATGCTTTCATTGAATAAATTCCATGTAGAAATTAAAACAATTATTGCAATTACGCAGCTAATAATTGGGTCGATGATTTTAAAACCTGTAAAATAAATGATTGTGCCTGCTATAACTACACCTACTGAAACCAGTGCATCAACAAGCAAATGTAAAAAAGCTCCTTTTACGTTGATGTCGTCTTCCTGCCCTTTAAAAAATAAAAAAGCAGAAATTGTATTTATCACAACCCCAATCCCAGACACCATAATAATTGCAGTGCCAGCTACTGGAGAAGGCGTTGAAAAACGTTCCACTGCTTCATAAATAATTCCTCCAGCTACAAAAACGAGCAATATAGAGTTAATAAGAGATGCCAATAAAGAAGCCTTCTTAAATCCATACGTATAACTAAGGGTCGCTGTCTTTTTTGCAAGTTTCATCCCTATAAGAGCCAAAATTAGACTTCCTACATCGCTTAAGTTATGTGTAGCGTCAGATAAAAGAGCAAGTGAGTTAGTAGCATATCCATAAAAAAATTCTATAGCTGTAAATATAATATTTAACGCAATACCAATGTAGAAAGCTACGTTTATATTTTCTAAACTTTTGGGTGCATGCTCGTGGTTATGCCTTTCTTGATGGTGTGAGTGTGTCATTAGGTTAAAAACAGGATAGAAATCAAGTTATGCTTATAAAACTACTAAATAAGTGATGTAAATTTGCTAGATTGATATATTATACATGTAATTTGACTTAATTTTGTTTAATATAGTTGTATTTTTTTAAGAATTTTATACTAATGAGGGTGTTTATACGTTTGAGAACTGTCTTACATTTTTGTGTTTTTGATTTCATTATTTTTTGTTGTTTTCTGCTGCCAACATTGAGTTTGCCTTGTAATGCTTTAGCTCAATTTTCAACCATTTTGGAAGGCAAAATTAGCCCCGTAGCTTCTTATGAGGTGGTTATAGAATACCAATATCAGTATCTAACATATCAGCCAAAAAGGCAACTCTTGACAACAAATGATAAGGGAGAATTTAATTTTAATATTCCATTGAAAAAATCTACTTGGCTCACATGGAAATGTAAAGACAAAAAAGGGCAGATTTATCTTCACGTAGGAGATAGCTTAAATATGCAAATAGATATTGGAAAGCCATTTTCTAAGGTAAAATTTTCTGGCTTAGGAGCATCAGAAAATAATTTTCTTTGGCAGTGGGAAGCTGAATTTGGACAGACTTCAAAAAATGCACTCTATCCGAGAAAATATAAAGAGTTGAAAGAGAAAAATTTTAAGAATGAGGTAGAAAAATTGAGAAAAAATCAGTACAAACTATTAGAAGAAGCAATAGGTAAAAAGCCTCTTTCTGATGATTTTATACTTGCCCTAGAACATCGAATTGCCTATGAAAATGCAAATCATTTGGCAGAATATCCTGTCCTACATGCTTATTTAAACAAGCAAAAACCACAAAATATGTCCAGTTCATATTATTCTTTCTTCGAAGAAATAGTCATTCAGACTCCATCTGCTCTTAATCAAACGGCTTACCTACGTTTTTTGAGAAATTATTTGGAGTTTCGCTACACACAGTATCACAATGAAAACTATTTGAAGGCATATTCGAATTTGTATTATCCTCTCTTATTTGAAATTGTAGAAAAAGAACTGCAAGAAAGCGTTCAAGCACACGCACAGGCTATTTTATTATTAGAATTGATGGGGAAAGGCGATAAAAAACTCTACAAGAAATATTATCAAAAATATATCAAACAACATAAAGAAGATAAATCAGCACCAGTAGTAAGAGAGTTTTTTGAAAAATCTGAAAAAATAAGCTATGGAAAAACAGCACCTAATTTTTTACTACAAGATATGACTAATAAAAATGTACAACTATCTGATTTTAAAGGAAAAGTTGTTTATTTATTTTTTAGTCCGTTAGAAGGTTTTGTACTAAACAATTACTTAGAAGGTTTTGAATATCTTACTAATCAGTTGAGTAGAGAAAATAAGCAAAACAAAGTGGCATTTCTTTGGATTCAGACTGAAGCATCAAATATTTCAGATACAGAGAAAGAAAAAATGGGAGAAAAATGTGATAAGCTCAATATTATTCGTCTTCCTTGCTATTTTTTAGATACTTTAGGCTACAATATCCATACACTTCCTATTGCATTTTTAATAGATAAAGAGGGGAAAATAGCTTATTCTACAACTAAGTTGCCTACTGATGCAGGACTTTTAGAAGATATTGATTATTTGACAAAAAAATGAAATTTATCCATGGTTTGTATTAGGGTCGTAAGCATCTCTCAATCCATTTCCTAAAAGGTTGAAAGCAAGCACTAAAAGGCTGATACAAAGACTTGGAAAGACAATTAAATGCCAACTATTGCTTGTTCCGATAACAGAATAACCTTCAGAAACCATCATTCCCCAAGAAGGAGTCGGAGGCTTTACGCCTAGTCCTAGAAAGCTCAATCCTGCTTCTATTAATATAGCTGCTGCAAAATTTGAGGTGGTAACGACTACTATTTCCCCCAACATATTTGGTAAAATATGACGGAATATAATTCTCCAATGGCTCATACCAAAAGCGTGAGTTGCCTCAATGAAAGGTTTTCTCTTGATAGCTTTGATTTTACCTCTTACGATACGTGCAATTTCTACCCACATGGTAAGTCCGACTGCTACGAAAGCTACCCAAACTCCTTTGCTTTGAAGTACAATCGTAATGGCAATAACAAGCATAATACTAGGTATTGACCAGACTACTGTCATAAACCAATGAATGGCATTATCTATCCAACCATCAAAATATCCAGATAAAGCTCCTAGAGTTACACCCAAAGCCAAAGAAATCAAGACAGCTATTGTTCCAATCATCAGAGAAATACGTGTTCCGTACATCAAACGACTTAGAATATCTCTGCCCAAACGGTCTGTTCCTAGCCAATAGGTGCGAGTTTCTATATTTTCTTTTTGAAATTCTTCTTTGAGTTCGAAAAGTGTTGTTGTTCTGATGCGCTTCTGAATATCTACATAACGTACTGTATCGCCCTTAATTTGGTAATTATAATGGAGTGAGTCGTCGGAAAGCAAATTAGAATGCCCAGTAAAGACAGGTTTAGTTGCATAAATGAGAGAGAAGGCTTCTTCTTCTTGCTTTTTACCATATACTTTGTAGAAAACTGTATCACCCACAATTCTGAAAGTATCGATAGGAGTAATGATGTAATCTGTTTCGTCTCCGTTATAAATGCTTTCAAAAAAACCTGCGTGTTGAGTTTCTAGCCTTTTTCTAAACTTTAAAATTTTGGTTTCAAAAATAGGCATTTGCTTGCTTATCTGTATTGCCCCATCGTTGGCATCAGGGGTTTTGTCTGGCATAATGGTATGTCCAGCAAGAGCAATAAAAATAGCAAACAGAATTACAATAAGTCCAAACATAGCAGGCTTATGACTCAATAAGCGTTTGCGTATTTGTGAGGAAGGTGATATATGCTCAAATTCTGAAGCCATTTAATAAAGGAAAGCGCAGTATATATAATATTATGATATGCTAATTATTTGTTCTCAAGGTATATTTGTAATGAGAAACATTCTTTAAGCGACTAATTTACTAAGAAAGATACATAAAAACTATTCTTATTTCAAAATAAAAGTGGCTAACGTGATATTACCCAATATTGCCTAATTATTTTGTTTGTCTGCCTTTCCACTGATAGCCTTTTTTTTGTGCTACGATTCCAAAAAAAATAGCATAGAAGCTATAAAATATCCACCAAAAAGGCAGCGTAAAAATTACTCTTTTTTGTTTTAAGAAAATTAAAATAGAAAATAAGAAAATTAATTCTGTAAGCATTCTGATAAAAAAAGTACAGTACAAATAGTTTATATATTCTACATCAAATACTTCAAAGTTTGCATTCATTAATGTTGAAGTCATAGAAACTAATGTCAGTAATGTCAAGACTTGTACGACAAATACAAAAACACTGATGGCTGCATGGCTTATTTTTTTGTGTTGATTCCATTTACTTGCCCAGCGTTTTCGTTGGTGGTAAAACTGTTTCCAAGTCTTTGTAGCTTCTGTTTCTACAATGGCTTTCTTTGATTTTAAGAAAAATATATGTTGAGCGTATTTTTTATGAAACTTGTGAAGTAAAAACTCATCATCTCCAGAAGAAATTTTATACCCTTCATCCTTGTTCGTTTCATCACTCTGATAACCTCCTAGTTCTATAAATTTTTCTTTTGAATATGCCATATTTGCACCATTGCAAGTAAAAGGAAAGCCTAGGTTTAGAGCTGCCCCACCAGTTCCAATCAGCGTAGCAAATTCAGAGGCTTGCAGAGCTGCAAAAAAATCTCTTGTATGATTTAAGCGAACTGCGCCAGCAATGAAAAATGCCTCTTGACTTGTCTTAGACTTACTTTCTATGAAATTAGAAAAGGTAGAAAGCCAACTTTTATCTACTCTACAATCTCCGTCTGTGGTAATAATATACTCATATTTTGCTTTTGAAACTCCTAAAGTAATAGCTCGTTTTTTATGTGCAGAGCCAGCAGCAGGAACTGAAATAAGCTGCAAAGAATAAGGAGCTTTTGAAATGAAATTTCTAACAATTTCGGCTGTATTGTCTTCTGAATTATCATCTAAAACTAAGACTTCGAAATTTGATGTGTCTAAATCTTGTAAGGCTAAATCATTTAGAAGATTAGTAATATTTTCAGCCTCGTTCCGAACAGGAATCAAAACAGAAAAACGAATCTTACTATTTTTATTTGTTTGTTTAGGAATAAAAATAGGTGTTCTATGCCAGCCATAAATCAGAATAAGCAAGGCTAGAATGTAAAGCCAGAAAATTAGGAGAGTGAGGTAGAAAATACTGTTTCTTGATTGTTAAAGGATTGGTAGGATTTTTAGGATGAAAGGCAGGATGAGGTTATATTTTTAGATACTGGACATGAGGTGAAAAGTTGTTGGTGTCGCTACGCTAAAACACCAACGAACGGCAAGAATTTAATTTCCTTTCTCCTCAATTTCAATTACCCCACCCAAAACAGCTTCATAGCCATATTTTAGATAGGCTTCTAATCCTTTATAAATAGTAATGTTATAATCTATAGAATCTTCTAATTTAATTTCCCTTGCTAGTCTTTTTCTTTCTTTGCGTGAGTATTGTCGATATTCCTTTCCATTAAACACAAAAACCATTTTATGTTTGTTCTTTCTAATATCTTTCTGTTTTACGTAAACACGATTATCTTTTTTATCAATGATTGCTTTTTCATCAATTTCCAAAACAATGTCTTTTTCAAAATAATAAGATGGAATATTTTTCAAAAGAAAAGTATCTTGCATTTCTATGTTTGCTTTTTCTATGTATATGATATTATCTTTTTGCTCATACTTCATTTTTACATAGTATCTCCCATAACCAATATGAAATGGAACATAATGAAATTCAAGTATAGAATCATTTTCAAATGTTAATCCATTTGTCCTTGATAAGCTATCAGAAGAATACCCTACATAAACAGTATTCAATTTTTGTGAATAGGAAGCAGTAGTGAGTAAGTAGAAGCAAAGTACAAAGCCTATTTTTACTAAAATATTTTTCATTTTATCTAATATTTCTAAAACTGAAAATAAATAAAAGGCTGAATCCCTGCTGTTTTGAATTGGAAGACAAATAAAATAATCGCTACAATGATAATCGCTTTTATGAGGTCTGGAAGCTCTGCGAAGGTAGTTTTTGTAGCTGTTTTGATGTCTTCTGGAAGCCAATGGATTACAAAACCTAACAGCATGACGGAAAAAATAGTCTTATATGCTGCAAGCCTTTCAAAAACTCCTGCTACTTCAAACTTATAGAAAATTTGTTCTAGCATTAGGTTTACTGTAGCTACATCAGCAGCACGGAAATACATCCAACACAAACAAACAAAGTGAAACGTAATGATGAGCATGACAAGATTATATACTTTTGATTTCTGCCACGTTTCTGGAATATCTACGAAGGTAAGCCAAAGTTTATGAACAGCTAGAGCAACACCATGAAGCGCACCCCAAATCACGAAACGCCAAGCATTACCGTGCCAAAGCCCACCCAAAAGCATGGTCAAGAATAGGTTTACGTAAGTTCTTACTTTGCCTTTTCGGTTTCCTCCAAGTGGAATATAAAGATAATCTCTTAGCCAAGAAGAAAGCGAAATGTGCCATCTACGCCAAAAATCTGTAATACTGGTTGCCTTATAAGGTGAGTTGAAGTTGATAGGCAAACGAAAGCCTAAAAGCAATGCCACTCCAATTGCAATGTCTGTATAACCCGAAAAATCGCAATAAATCTGAATCGCATAGCCATAAACTGCCATCAAGTTTTCAAAACCTGTATATTGAAATGGCTCTGCAAAAACTCTATCAACATAATTGGCAGAAATATAATCCGAAATCATCATTTTCTTTACCAAACCATTAATAATCAGAAAAATGGCTTCGTTGTATTCTGTTTCAGAGAGTTTATATTTTTGATAAATCTGTGGGACAAACTCGGATGCTCTTACAATTGGTCCTGCAACGAGTTGAGGGAAAAAGCTAACATAAAAACCAAAATCAATAATATTATTTACAGGCTTGAGTTCTCTTCTGTAAATATCTACCGAATAACTAATGGTTTGAAAAGTATAAAAAGAAATGCCGACAGGAAGAAAAATAGTATCTGTTTCGAAATAAGGTTTTCCTACTACAAGGTTGAGGAAATAGGCTAAATAGTCTGTTTTCGCAAGTTCCCACGACGTTCCTGTAAGCCATTCGGAAGTGGTGTTGAGAGAATCTACAAAGAAAAAAGTATATTTGAAATAGGCTAAGACAGACAAATTTATGATTACACTAATTGTAACAAGAAGTTTTCTATGCTTTTCGTCATCACTTTTAAAAATTCCTTCTCCAATAAAATAATCTACCACCGTAGAAAAAATGAGTAGCAAAAAGAACCATCCACTTGAAAGATAGTAAAAATAGAGGCTGAAAACAGCAAGAAAAAGAGTTCTGGCAATCTGTGAGGTTTCTTTTCTTCCAAACGAATCTCCAGAGAGTTTGTACTTTACGCTATTGATGCTTCCATCTTTAACAAACTGATAAATGAAAAGTACGAACGCAAACAAAACCCAAAACCAAACATTGGTAAAAATGAGAGGTTCGTTTTTTTTGTACGAAAGGATTTCCCAAACACTTTCCATAAAAAGTTAAAAAGCAATATAGATTTTTAGATGGAGTTAGAAGCTATTAGCAAAGCAGTTTCAAAACTACTAAAAAAAAGGATTCTATTTTAGAAAAATTTAAAATTAAAGATGAAAAGAGCATAAAATTAGGTTTTTGGATTCTAAAATCTTAATCAGAGATATTTTTTGTGTATTTTAGTATCGTAGAGGTATAATTTTATTTCCTCAGACTACTATTTCCCCAGCTACACATTAAAAGAAAGTTAAACAATGAATCTACTGTATAAAAGCTCTGATGAGAGTGCTACTTCATATATTTGCGATGAAACGGGCTATTATCTCATCCGTTTACAAAGCAAAGTAAGCGAACAAAACTATAAAGCTGCCTATTCTGCTGTATTGGAAAGCGCAAAGACAAAACCGTATCAGAAAATTATTTTATCTGTTATAGATGATGATGAGAATCCTCTTTCTGTACCTTTTTCGGCTCGTAGTTGGTTTGCATCTTATTTTAGCCCCCAA contains:
- a CDS encoding MBOAT family O-acyltransferase → MESVWEILSYKKNEPLIFTNVWFWVLFAFVLFIYQFVKDGSINSVKYKLSGDSFGRKETSQIARTLFLAVFSLYFYYLSSGWFFLLLIFSTVVDYFIGEGIFKSDDEKHRKLLVTISVIINLSVLAYFKYTFFFVDSLNTTSEWLTGTSWELAKTDYLAYFLNLVVGKPYFETDTIFLPVGISFYTFQTISYSVDIYRRELKPVNNIIDFGFYVSFFPQLVAGPIVRASEFVPQIYQKYKLSETEYNEAIFLIINGLVKKMMISDYISANYVDRVFAEPFQYTGFENLMAVYGYAIQIYCDFSGYTDIAIGVALLLGFRLPINFNSPYKATSITDFWRRWHISLSSWLRDYLYIPLGGNRKGKVRTYVNLFLTMLLGGLWHGNAWRFVIWGALHGVALAVHKLWLTFVDIPETWQKSKVYNLVMLIITFHFVCLCWMYFRAADVATVNLMLEQIFYKFEVAGVFERLAAYKTIFSVMLLGFVIHWLPEDIKTATKTTFAELPDLIKAIIIVAIILFVFQFKTAGIQPFIYFQF
- a CDS encoding cation diffusion facilitator family transporter is translated as MTHSHHQERHNHEHAPKSLENINVAFYIGIALNIIFTAIEFFYGYATNSLALLSDATHNLSDVGSLILALIGMKLAKKTATLSYTYGFKKASLLASLINSILLVFVAGGIIYEAVERFSTPSPVAGTAIIMVSGIGVVINTISAFLFFKGQEDDINVKGAFLHLLVDALVSVGVVIAGTIIYFTGFKIIDPIISCVIAIIVLISTWNLFNESIRLVLDGVPKSIKLEEIEKSLLEIDEIESVHHMHVWALSSTENAMTVHVVLKESVFEDTENIIQHWENLKLMIRHELLHHSVHHATLELDTDDSLEDEKVHL
- a CDS encoding peroxiredoxin family protein yields the protein MSLPCNALAQFSTILEGKISPVASYEVVIEYQYQYLTYQPKRQLLTTNDKGEFNFNIPLKKSTWLTWKCKDKKGQIYLHVGDSLNMQIDIGKPFSKVKFSGLGASENNFLWQWEAEFGQTSKNALYPRKYKELKEKNFKNEVEKLRKNQYKLLEEAIGKKPLSDDFILALEHRIAYENANHLAEYPVLHAYLNKQKPQNMSSSYYSFFEEIVIQTPSALNQTAYLRFLRNYLEFRYTQYHNENYLKAYSNLYYPLLFEIVEKELQESVQAHAQAILLLELMGKGDKKLYKKYYQKYIKQHKEDKSAPVVREFFEKSEKISYGKTAPNFLLQDMTNKNVQLSDFKGKVVYLFFSPLEGFVLNNYLEGFEYLTNQLSRENKQNKVAFLWIQTEASNISDTEKEKMGEKCDKLNIIRLPCYFLDTLGYNIHTLPIAFLIDKEGKIAYSTTKLPTDAGLLEDIDYLTKK
- a CDS encoding ABC transporter permease yields the protein MASEFEHISPSSQIRKRLLSHKPAMFGLIVILFAIFIALAGHTIMPDKTPDANDGAIQISKQMPIFETKILKFRKRLETQHAGFFESIYNGDETDYIITPIDTFRIVGDTVFYKVYGKKQEEEAFSLIYATKPVFTGHSNLLSDDSLHYNYQIKGDTVRYVDIQKRIRTTTLFELKEEFQKENIETRTYWLGTDRLGRDILSRLMYGTRISLMIGTIAVLISLALGVTLGALSGYFDGWIDNAIHWFMTVVWSIPSIMLVIAITIVLQSKGVWVAFVAVGLTMWVEIARIVRGKIKAIKRKPFIEATHAFGMSHWRIIFRHILPNMLGEIVVVTTSNFAAAILIEAGLSFLGLGVKPPTPSWGMMVSEGYSVIGTSNSWHLIVFPSLCISLLVLAFNLLGNGLRDAYDPNTNHG
- a CDS encoding histone H1; translation: MGRYQEVEDLITGLQEDFSKFYEKDNQAAGTRIRKGMQELKKIAQEIRTEVQETKNKRAAETKK
- a CDS encoding glycosyltransferase; translated protein: MLILIYGWHRTPIFIPKQTNKNSKIRFSVLIPVRNEAENITNLLNDLALQDLDTSNFEVLVLDDNSEDNTAEIVRNFISKAPYSLQLISVPAAGSAHKKRAITLGVSKAKYEYIITTDGDCRVDKSWLSTFSNFIESKSKTSQEAFFIAGAVRLNHTRDFFAALQASEFATLIGTGGAALNLGFPFTCNGANMAYSKEKFIELGGYQSDETNKDEGYKISSGDDEFLLHKFHKKYAQHIFFLKSKKAIVETEATKTWKQFYHQRKRWASKWNQHKKISHAAISVFVFVVQVLTLLTLVSMTSTLMNANFEVFDVEYINYLYCTFFIRMLTELIFLFSILIFLKQKRVIFTLPFWWIFYSFYAIFFGIVAQKKGYQWKGRQTK
- a CDS encoding aminotransferase class I/II-fold pyridoxal phosphate-dependent enzyme; its protein translation is MDLFEKLKTNRGPLGQFSSVAHGYFAFPKLEGEIKPRMKFRGKEVLTWSLNNYLGLGNHPEVRKADTEATKDWGLAYPMGSRMMSGNSNTIEEFESQLSDFVQKEDTFILNYGYQGIMSVVDALLDRKDVVVYDSECHACIIDGLRMSLAKRYVFPHNDIEKCEKQLERATKYVAETGGAILVITEGVFGMLGDQGKLKEIVELKEKFQFRLLVDDAHGFGTMGETGIGTGEAQGVQDQIDIYFSTFAKSMASIGAFISGPEDVINYLRYNMRSQIYAKTLPMPLVVGNMKRLEMLRTMPELKENLWKVVNALQNGLRENGFNIGETNSPVTPVFLSGGNNEAGNLIIDLRENYHIFCSVVIYPVVPKDVIMLRLIPTAAHTLEDVTETIEAFKAVSDKLKNGVYANSEISAAI
- a CDS encoding STAS/SEC14 domain-containing protein, with the translated sequence MNLLYKSSDESATSYICDETGYYLIRLQSKVSEQNYKAAYSAVLESAKTKPYQKIILSVIDDDENPLSVPFSARSWFASYFSPQFYKLAQNQVDVGIVKPKTKLQTNMMHVILGVVEKTNIKINAAYFDKEEEAKEWMKCPT